A region of Lichenibacterium dinghuense DNA encodes the following proteins:
- a CDS encoding cupin domain-containing protein, producing the protein MADASGAKVEAGSAAEGPEGQKYLASGRSLSMRLWEGEPSGATKDPVRRDYETVGYVIAGRAELEIEGQTTTLAKGSSWVVPKGASHTYRILETFTAVEATAPPAESHGRDAA; encoded by the coding sequence ATGGCGGATGCGAGCGGGGCGAAGGTCGAGGCGGGCTCGGCCGCCGAAGGCCCGGAAGGGCAGAAGTATCTCGCCAGCGGCCGGTCGCTGTCGATGCGCCTGTGGGAAGGCGAGCCCTCCGGCGCCACCAAGGACCCGGTGCGCCGCGACTACGAGACCGTGGGCTACGTGATCGCGGGCCGCGCCGAGCTCGAGATCGAGGGGCAGACGACCACGCTCGCGAAGGGCTCCTCCTGGGTCGTGCCGAAGGGCGCGTCCCACACCTACCGCATCCTCGAAACCTTCACGGCCGTCGAGGCCACCGCCCCGCCCGCCGAGTCGCACGGCCGCGACGCGGCCTGA
- a CDS encoding acetyl-CoA carboxylase carboxyltransferase subunit alpha has translation MRLFLDFEKPVAEIEAKIEELRQVASNEDAIPIGDELTRLEVKAAQALAELYKTLTPWQKTQVARHPQRPHFSDYCRSLMTDFTPLAGDRAFGEDEAIVGGLGRFRGRAVCLIGQEKGSDTDSRIRHNFGMAKPEGYRKAVRLMELADRFNLPVVSLVDTAGAFPGIEAEERGQAEAIARSTEACLELGVPNVAVIIGEGGSGGAIAIAAANAVIMMEHAIYSVISPEGAASILWRDPARAQDAATSMKITAQDLLRFGIIDAVVAEPAGGAHSDPGAAIAAAGDAVEAALAGFDGWSRERIQAARADKFLAIGRR, from the coding sequence ATGCGCCTCTTCCTCGACTTCGAAAAGCCCGTCGCCGAGATCGAGGCCAAGATCGAGGAGCTCCGGCAGGTGGCGAGCAACGAGGACGCCATCCCGATCGGCGACGAGCTGACGCGGCTGGAGGTCAAGGCCGCCCAGGCGCTGGCGGAGCTCTACAAGACCCTGACGCCCTGGCAGAAGACCCAAGTGGCGCGCCACCCGCAGCGCCCGCACTTCTCCGACTACTGCCGGAGCCTGATGACGGACTTCACGCCGCTGGCCGGCGACCGCGCCTTCGGCGAGGACGAGGCCATCGTGGGCGGGCTCGGCCGCTTCCGCGGGCGCGCCGTCTGCCTCATCGGCCAGGAGAAGGGCTCCGACACCGACAGCCGCATCCGCCACAACTTCGGCATGGCGAAGCCCGAGGGCTACCGCAAGGCGGTTCGCCTGATGGAGCTGGCCGACCGCTTCAATCTCCCGGTGGTGTCGCTGGTCGACACGGCGGGCGCCTTTCCGGGGATCGAGGCCGAGGAGCGCGGGCAGGCCGAGGCCATCGCGCGCTCGACGGAAGCCTGCCTGGAGCTCGGCGTGCCCAACGTGGCCGTGATCATCGGCGAGGGCGGCTCGGGCGGCGCCATCGCGATCGCGGCCGCCAACGCGGTCATCATGATGGAGCACGCCATCTACAGCGTGATCTCGCCCGAGGGCGCGGCCTCCATTCTGTGGCGCGACCCGGCCCGCGCGCAGGACGCCGCGACCTCGATGAAGATCACCGCGCAGGACCTGCTGCGCTTCGGCATCATCGACGCCGTGGTGGCCGAGCCCGCGGGCGGCGCCCACAGCGACCCCGGCGCCGCCATCGCGGCGGCCGGCGACGCCGTCGAGGCCGCGCTGGCGGGCTTCGACGGCTGGTCGCGCGAGCGGATCCAGGCGGCGCGGGCCGACAAGTTCCTGGCGATCGGGCGGCGCTGA